The DNA sequence CCTCCGGTTCGGCGTAGATCCAGGTGAAGGTGCGGTCGAGCTGCCAGAGGTAATGAACGTCCCCGAACCCCACCAGCGGCTTGTGCGCCCCGCGGGCGAATGCGGCCGCGCGGCGGTTGAAATCGAGCCCCCTGACCCGGAAGCCCGAATACTCCACGGCGTCGAAGGCGTCGGCGTTCGACGCGAGACGCTCCCGGAGGCTCATGGGGCCGGGGTAGAAGGGGTGCGGGGCGATGACGAGGGTGTCCCTGCCGGAGCGGGCGCGGATCTTGGCCAGGGTGTCGAGCTCTTCCGGTGCGGCGCGGAAATTATAGGCCAGCACGTGGCGTCCGTCGTCGTCGGCGACCTCCATGCCGGGGACCAGGACGATGCCCCGGCTCCGGGCGTACTCCGCCAGGCCGGGCGTCCAGATATCCAGGTTGTGGCAGGTGATCGCCAGCACCCGGTAGCCAAGTCCGGCCGACCGCTCGATCAGGTCTTCGGGCGAATGGGGGCAGATCCGGCAGTCCGAGGGGTCGAGGCTGCAGTGGGCGTGCAGTTCGGCCTTGAGCCAGAGTTTTCGGGAGTCCCCGCCGTCGGTCGGTTCCATGTGCGTCATTTCCGCAAAATATAGCAGTCCCGGTCCGCCCGGGCAAACGCGTTCGGGCAAACGCGTTCGGGCAAACGAGCCCGGGGTCCGCCCGTTCTCCATATCGGCCGGTTTCGGGCGCCGCGCGCGCGAATTCGGCCCGCTCAATCGTCGATTGACTTCGCCCCCCGCCTTTTATAGGCTTTTCGCTTCTGGACGTCGCTCGAAACCCTGGTGCTTGGAAAGGCGGAAGATATGGCGGAGCAGAAACTCCCCTCCCGGTCGGAAGATTTCTCGGAATGGTACAACAATCTCGTCCTGCGGGCCGAGTTGGCCGACTACGCGCCGGTCCGCGGGTGCATGATCGTGCGCCCCTACGGGTGGGCCCTGTGGGAGAACATACAGAAGGCGCTCGACGGCCGCTTCAAGGCGACGGGGCACGTGAACGCTCAGTTCCCCCTCTTCATCCCTCAGAGCTTCATCGAGAAGGAGAAGTCCCACGTGGAGGGATTCTCCCCGGAACTGGCGGTGGTGACGCACGGGGGGGGAGAAAAGCTGGAGGAGCCGCTGGTGGTCCGGCCGACCTCGGAGACCATCATCGGGCACTCCTACGCCCGGTGGATCCAGTCCTACCGGGACCTGCCGCTGCTGATCAACCAGTGGAACAACGTGGTGCGCTGGGAACTGCGGACCAAGCTGTTTCTGCGCACCCTCGAGTTCTTCTGGCAGGAGGGGCACACGGCCCACGCCACCGCGGAGGAAGCCGAGGCCGAGACGCTGCAGATGATCGACATCTACCGGGACTTCGCCGTCAACGAGGCCGCGGTGCCGGTGATCGTCGGGCGCAAATCCGCGGGCGAGCGGTTCGCGGGCGCCAACGAGACCTACACGATCGAGGCGATGATGGGGGACGGCAAGGCGCTGCAGTCGGGCACCAGCCACAACCTGGGCCAGAACTTCGCCAAGGCGTTCGATATCCGGTACCTCGACCGGAACGGGGCGCTGCAGCACTGCTGGACCACCTCCTGGGGGGTGTCCACCCGCTTCATCGGCGCCATCATCATGGTGCACGGGGACGACCAGGGGCTGATCCTGCCGCCGCGCCTCGCCCCCTGGCAGGTGGTGATCGTCCCCATTTACAAGACCGACGACGAAAGGGCTTCGGTGCTGGAAGCGGCCCGCGGGGTGCGTGCGGCTCTCGGCGGTTTCCGGGTGACCCTGGATGAGCGGGAGGGCTCGAGCCCCGGCTTCAAGTTCAACGACTGGGAGATGCGGGGGGTCCCCCTCAGGATCGAAATCGGGCCGAAGGACGTGGCCAAGGGGACGGTGGTGCTCGCCCGGCGCGACCGGCCTGGCAGGGAAGGGAAATCGTTCGTCCCGCGGGAGGAGGTCGCCGCGGCGGTGGGGCGGACGCTGGACGAGATCCAGAAGGCGCTGTACGAGCGCGCGCTCGCCTTCCGCGAGGCCCGCACGGCCGATCCCGCGGACTACGCCGAATTCAGGTCCGCCGTGGAGCAGGGGTTCGCCCGTTCCTACTGGTGCGGCAGCGCCGAGTGTGAAAAGAGCATCAAGGAGGAAACGAAGGCGACGCTGCGGTGCGTCCCCCTCGATCAGCCTCCCGGGGAGGGGCGCTGCATCTACTGCGGCGCCGGCGCCCGGGAAAAGGCCTATTTCGCCAAGGCGTACTGACCCGGGCTACCTCATGTCGCGGGCGAAGCGTTCGGCCGACTCGTAGTTCATGTAGGGGTTGTTCCTCTTCTGCTCCCCCAGGGTCGAGGTCGGACTCCCCCCATAGTCGTGGCCGGGATAGAGGAGGGTGCAGTCCGGGAGGTCTCTCAGCGTGCGGCTGAGGCTGCGCCACATTTTTTTCGCGTCCCCTCCCGGGGTGTCTACGCGCCCGCAGGCGTCGACGAAGAGCGTGTCCCCCGAGAACAGGCATCCTTCCACCAGGAAGCACTGCGACCCCGGGGTGTGCCCCGGGGTGTGCAGGCACTGGACCGCGAGACTCCCCACCCGGACGATCTCCCCGTGCGACACGGTGCGGATGCCCGGCGCCCGGGCCTCCAGAAGTCCCGGGTCGATCCCGAAGGCTCCCGCCGCCCGGCGCACGTAGGCCAGCTCCTCCTCGTGGAGGACCACCTCGGCGTCGACCTCCGCCAGCAGCGGCTCCAGCGCGTTGAGGTGGTCGGGGTGCCCGTGCGTCAGGAGGACGTGCCGGATCTCGAGGTCCGCCTCCCGCGCCCGCCGGAGGATGGCCGCCGCGTCCCACGCGGGGTCCACGACCGCCGCCTCGCGCGACGACGGGCAGCCGGCCAGGTAGACGAAGTTCATCATGGGGCCGAGTTCCATCCGGTGGACGATGATGTTTTCGGGTGTCATGGCTCCTCCTCCCGACAGTATACAGGGGGCCGGGGGAGTTTTCAGGTATCCGCCCGGGGGGAAAAGCTGGTATAAAGCGGGCATGCCGGACAGGGACACCCATGGGAAACTGGTGGAGGCCTGGCTGCGTTTCCACCGGGACGAACTCTGCCAGAAGCTGGACGCGGTCTTCGTCTTCGGCGACGAGGGGGTGGAAGTCTGGTGCGTCGTCGAGAGCCGGAAGCACTACGAGCGGCTAGAGCGGCTGCTCGAGCCGCTCGAGGGGGCTTTCCGGGTGGACCTGTACCCGACCCGCCCCGCCGGGGACCGGAGGAAGATGGAGGACCCCCCTCCCAGCCTCTGCGAAAACCGCGAGCTGCGGGCGTTTCTGGATGACCCGTTTCTGCGCTTCGAGCGGTCCCTGGACGACCTCGCGATCCGCGGGTCGATTTTCCCCCCCGACGAGCTGATGAAGCGGAGGCTGCTGGCCTACGCCCGGCAGCTCCTCGGGTGGAACGAAAGGGTGCGGCGCTACGGGTCGGAGCTGCCGGCGCTGGTTGCGGTCGCGTCCGACCCGGCGCGTCCCGGGAAGCTGAGGAGGCTGGCGGCCGGCGTCTGCCGCGCCCACGCCCGGGAACTCGGGAAGGTCGTGCGCAAGATGAAGAAGGAGCTGGCCTACGCGATCCCCGATCCGGCCGGCGGCCGGGAACCACCGCCGGGGACCGATCGTGGGACCGGGGGGGGGGATCCGCGGGAGGGGGCGGAACGGGTCGCCCGGGCCGCCGCGGAGGTCTTCCGGGGGGTGAAGCGCTTCCTCTACCCGGAGCGGCACACGGTGGATGTGAACGACCTGCACCGGCCGGGACTCCTCGAGTCCGTGGAAACGCTCGAAGGGGCCGTGGAGCGCCTCGGGAAACTGATCGATGAAACCCGGCCCTCGTAAGCGACCCGGGCCGGCAGGGGAGGACATGACACTTACGCCGGAAGTGGACGCGCACCCGCTCTGGGTCGAAAACCTGCGCCGGCACGCGACCCTGGGGGAACTCCGCAGGTCCCCTTTCTTTGCCGAATGGGGCGGGCGGATCGAGCGGTTTCTGTCCACCCCCCAGGTCGTTCCCCTCCCCGGAGCGGCCCCTCGCCTCGGCTCCTTCCTCCGGGTGGCCTCCTGGAACGTGGAGAAGGGGAGACGTTTTGAAGAGGTCGCCCGCCTGCTCGAGGCGGACCCGGT is a window from the Acidobacteriota bacterium genome containing:
- a CDS encoding MBL fold metallo-hydrolase — protein: MTPENIIVHRMELGPMMNFVYLAGCPSSREAAVVDPAWDAAAILRRAREADLEIRHVLLTHGHPDHLNALEPLLAEVDAEVVLHEEELAYVRRAAGAFGIDPGLLEARAPGIRTVSHGEIVRVGSLAVQCLHTPGHTPGSQCFLVEGCLFSGDTLFVDACGRVDTPGGDAKKMWRSLSRTLRDLPDCTLLYPGHDYGGSPTSTLGEQKRNNPYMNYESAERFARDMR
- a CDS encoding proline--tRNA ligase — its product is MAEQKLPSRSEDFSEWYNNLVLRAELADYAPVRGCMIVRPYGWALWENIQKALDGRFKATGHVNAQFPLFIPQSFIEKEKSHVEGFSPELAVVTHGGGEKLEEPLVVRPTSETIIGHSYARWIQSYRDLPLLINQWNNVVRWELRTKLFLRTLEFFWQEGHTAHATAEEAEAETLQMIDIYRDFAVNEAAVPVIVGRKSAGERFAGANETYTIEAMMGDGKALQSGTSHNLGQNFAKAFDIRYLDRNGALQHCWTTSWGVSTRFIGAIIMVHGDDQGLILPPRLAPWQVVIVPIYKTDDERASVLEAARGVRAALGGFRVTLDEREGSSPGFKFNDWEMRGVPLRIEIGPKDVAKGTVVLARRDRPGREGKSFVPREEVAAAVGRTLDEIQKALYERALAFREARTADPADYAEFRSAVEQGFARSYWCGSAECEKSIKEETKATLRCVPLDQPPGEGRCIYCGAGAREKAYFAKAY